A genome region from Streptomyces xanthophaeus includes the following:
- a CDS encoding helix-turn-helix domain-containing protein, which yields MIFDARQSCSRKFSGRCRRLRAVRQRADTFSGSRGPPASPRCSLKPSRANTRSCVFRYHFPRSPVLEGLEAAASKGNVGGRPSVVDDDTLAVARARHAKGDSVTAIAKALGIGRATLCRHLGESA from the coding sequence GTGATCTTCGACGCCCGCCAGTCGTGCAGCCGAAAGTTCTCCGGCAGGTGCAGACGGTTGCGTGCCGTCCGCCAGCGGGCCGACACCTTCTCGGGGTCCCGTGGTCCGCCTGCCTCGCCCCGGTGCAGCTTGAAACCATCTCGGGCGAACACGAGGTCATGCGTCTTTCGGTACCACTTCCCGCGAAGCCCGGTGTTGGAGGGGCTGGAGGCTGCGGCCAGTAAGGGCAACGTCGGTGGGCGTCCCTCCGTCGTGGACGATGACACCCTGGCCGTAGCCCGTGCTCGACACGCCAAGGGAGACAGCGTCACAGCCATCGCCAAGGCCCTTGGAATCGGCCGTGCCACGTTGTGCCGCCACCTCGGAGAGAGCGCCTGA